The proteins below come from a single Carnobacterium divergens DSM 20623 genomic window:
- a CDS encoding pyridoxal phosphate-dependent decarboxylase family protein, giving the protein MRTNSFFKLEDEFLNSNEDNFDLFLNKLSEIQGNKNKSQSPKVPIIDFNYDAELSKFALAFDGEDSEKVLDNFQAVFNGSIRPHSTYSLFNMVPTPLLDAVAATTLTQLYNVNSLMDDFGGQLLLTEQQISRGVGKLVGWNEAVGISCNGGKLTLLYAIKLAIAKLVPNSNKKGVPSNLVVLTNESSHYCVEHVCSILGIGSEQCVRVPAQKDWQMDYQQLEEIVTLQVSKGKQIAAVICCGGTTINFAHDDIDKAYTVVTKTLEALGEKYVPHFHLDSVIGWLWFNFKIAGSNLETTEKSIQSKINQVVQRQAGLSKFDSFGVDFHKNGLCPYSTSFFITKSKEAFTALNDGSYEYSDEDYQYGKFRAYRYTIENSRPAMGISAAYITLKRLGISGFQNYLIELHEMSLHFKNEMKKEDKLTVINDYSLGWELVFLIDFHILIEETKHNEGIIAQGFINYCWNKCNQGEMVPLISFVPAYKVHAESVEQVAYLLYPINLASRNEATEIIDSLKGVIADFEQDVLTGNYELSEKAIEKPIR; this is encoded by the coding sequence ATGAGAACAAATAGTTTTTTTAAATTAGAAGATGAGTTCCTGAATTCTAACGAGGATAACTTTGATTTATTTTTGAATAAATTGTCTGAAATACAAGGCAATAAAAATAAATCACAATCGCCTAAGGTACCAATAATTGATTTTAATTATGATGCCGAACTAAGCAAGTTTGCATTAGCATTCGACGGAGAGGATAGTGAAAAAGTATTAGATAATTTTCAAGCGGTCTTTAATGGCTCTATCAGACCACACTCAACGTATTCGTTATTTAATATGGTTCCGACTCCTTTATTAGATGCGGTTGCAGCAACAACCTTAACTCAACTCTATAACGTAAACAGTTTAATGGACGATTTTGGTGGACAATTGTTACTAACTGAGCAACAAATTTCAAGAGGAGTTGGAAAGCTTGTAGGTTGGAATGAGGCAGTTGGAATTTCATGCAATGGTGGGAAATTAACCTTACTTTATGCAATAAAACTTGCGATTGCAAAGTTAGTTCCAAATTCAAATAAAAAGGGGGTTCCTTCAAATCTAGTTGTCTTAACAAATGAATCTTCGCATTACTGTGTGGAGCATGTCTGTTCCATTCTTGGAATAGGGTCTGAACAGTGTGTTAGAGTACCCGCTCAAAAAGATTGGCAGATGGATTACCAGCAACTTGAGGAGATTGTAACGTTACAAGTTTCTAAAGGAAAACAAATAGCAGCCGTCATTTGTTGTGGGGGAACAACGATAAATTTTGCTCATGATGATATAGATAAAGCTTATACGGTCGTAACCAAAACTTTGGAAGCCTTAGGTGAAAAGTATGTCCCACATTTTCATTTAGACAGCGTAATTGGTTGGTTATGGTTTAATTTTAAAATAGCTGGCTCAAATTTAGAAACAACAGAAAAATCGATTCAATCTAAAATTAATCAAGTGGTACAGCGACAAGCGGGGCTATCGAAATTCGATTCTTTCGGTGTTGATTTTCATAAAAATGGACTTTGCCCCTATTCAACAAGCTTTTTTATAACGAAATCTAAAGAGGCTTTTACAGCACTGAATGATGGGAGTTATGAATATTCTGATGAAGATTATCAGTATGGGAAATTCAGAGCCTATCGCTATACCATTGAAAATTCACGACCGGCAATGGGGATTTCGGCAGCCTATATTACTCTTAAAAGATTAGGGATTTCTGGTTTTCAAAACTACTTAATTGAATTACATGAAATGAGTTTACATTTTAAAAATGAAATGAAAAAAGAAGATAAATTGACTGTGATTAATGACTATTCTTTAGGATGGGAACTGGTATTTTTAATTGATTTTCATATTTTAATTGAAGAAACAAAACATAATGAAGGCATAATTGCACAAGGCTTTATAAATTATTGTTGGAACAAATGCAATCAAGGGGAAATGGTGCCACTAATAAGCTTTGTCCCAGCATATAAGGTTCACGCTGAATCAGTGGAACAAGTGGCTTATTTATTGTATCCTATTAATTTAGCATCGAGAAATGAAGCAACAGAGATAATAGATTCATTAAAAGGAGTCATTGCTGATTTTGAACAGGATGTTTTAACTGGAAATTATGAACTCAGCGAAAAAGCTATTGAAAAACCGATTCGTTAA
- a CDS encoding ABC transporter permease — MNMIEIWKKRVRLHQKKMMRYMKYVFNDHFVLVCLFLIGALGYAYSNFLKSLAGDFIWGRPIVLVIFVLLILTGKLATLIQPADAVFLLPKEEQMKDYFKGAKMYSSLLPSFIIVLITAFLMPLLVATTTLTFFDMVYFIVMLLMLKNWELDLQIYALKVSQKQERHLLTLIKVVTVAILSGISLFSYPIIGVALAILVSIGSRNWLNKKGSHQVYQWEWMVSSEQQRMHRIYQFINLFTDIPSLKGKVRRRKYLDGFLKGIKPVHQKTFDYLYARTFLRGTEYSGLFIRLTGIAAILIVVTHSFYVGLFLAVIFIYLTGFQLLPLYFHYDNMALTNLYPVKETVKTGALKRLLMMILLCQSVIIVIASLLVLSITESLLMGIVALVFSVVFCQFYLPSRIKKMKLAKRY, encoded by the coding sequence ATGAACATGATTGAAATTTGGAAAAAACGAGTTCGTTTACATCAAAAGAAAATGATGCGTTATATGAAATATGTTTTCAATGACCATTTTGTATTAGTATGTTTATTTTTAATAGGTGCACTAGGTTATGCGTATTCTAACTTTTTAAAAAGCTTAGCAGGAGATTTTATTTGGGGTCGGCCCATTGTGTTAGTTATTTTTGTTTTATTGATTCTAACAGGAAAATTAGCAACCTTGATTCAACCAGCAGATGCTGTATTCTTACTACCAAAAGAAGAGCAGATGAAGGACTATTTCAAAGGAGCAAAAATGTATAGTAGCTTATTGCCAAGCTTTATCATTGTATTAATAACAGCCTTTTTAATGCCATTATTAGTAGCCACAACAACTCTTACTTTTTTCGATATGGTTTATTTTATCGTAATGTTGCTAATGTTGAAAAACTGGGAATTAGATTTACAAATTTATGCGTTAAAAGTAAGTCAAAAACAAGAACGACATCTGCTTACGCTTATTAAAGTAGTAACAGTCGCCATTCTTAGTGGGATTTCTTTGTTTAGCTACCCTATTATAGGTGTTGCATTGGCGATTTTAGTGTCCATTGGAAGTAGAAACTGGCTTAATAAAAAAGGCAGTCATCAAGTTTATCAATGGGAATGGATGGTTTCAAGTGAACAACAACGAATGCACCGTATCTATCAATTTATTAATTTATTTACAGATATTCCTTCATTAAAAGGAAAAGTTAGACGCCGCAAATATTTAGATGGATTTTTAAAAGGCATTAAACCAGTTCATCAAAAAACATTTGACTACCTCTATGCTCGAACGTTTTTACGAGGAACGGAGTACAGTGGGTTATTTATTCGATTGACTGGAATTGCGGCTATCTTGATTGTGGTTACTCATTCATTTTACGTGGGTCTTTTCTTAGCTGTTATTTTTATTTACTTAACGGGCTTTCAACTATTGCCTCTTTATTTTCACTATGACAATATGGCGCTGACGAATTTGTACCCAGTTAAAGAAACAGTGAAAACAGGCGCTTTGAAGAGGTTATTAATGATGATTTTACTTTGCCAATCAGTGATTATTGTAATTGCTAGCTTGCTAGTTCTTTCCATTACTGAAAGTTTATTAATGGGAATTGTTGCACTTGTTTTTAGTGTTGTATTTTGCCAATTTTACTTACCAAGCAGGATTAAAAAAATGAAACTTGCAAAACGATATTAA
- a CDS encoding ABC transporter ATP-binding protein: MSLNVRNVTGGYSQIPVLKDISFEVGEGKLIGLIGLNGAGKSTAIKHIIGLMSPTKGSISIDGLTVQEDTESYRKKFAFIPETPVLYDELTLKEHIELTAMAYDVPTEIAFERAGKLLKTFRLENKLEWFPAHFSKGMKQKVMILYAFLVEPSLYIIDEPFLGLDPLGINALLELMNDMKAQGASILMSTHILATAERQCDGFVLLHNGEVKAEGTLAEIRASFNMPEATLDEIYIQLTKEEDK, translated from the coding sequence ATGAGTTTAAATGTAAGGAATGTAACAGGGGGATACAGCCAAATACCTGTTTTAAAAGATATTTCGTTTGAAGTTGGCGAAGGAAAATTGATAGGATTGATAGGATTAAATGGAGCTGGTAAAAGTACAGCAATTAAACATATTATCGGATTAATGTCACCAACAAAAGGATCGATTTCAATTGATGGGTTGACGGTGCAGGAGGATACTGAAAGTTATCGAAAGAAATTTGCTTTTATTCCTGAAACGCCTGTTTTATATGATGAATTGACTTTAAAAGAGCATATTGAACTAACTGCAATGGCGTACGATGTGCCGACTGAAATTGCTTTTGAAAGAGCTGGAAAGTTATTAAAAACATTTCGTTTAGAAAATAAACTGGAATGGTTTCCAGCACATTTTTCAAAAGGAATGAAACAAAAAGTCATGATTTTGTATGCTTTTTTGGTAGAACCTAGTTTGTATATTATCGATGAGCCTTTTTTAGGTTTAGACCCATTAGGAATCAATGCTTTATTAGAACTAATGAATGATATGAAAGCACAAGGAGCTTCTATTTTAATGTCAACCCATATTTTGGCAACTGCTGAAAGACAGTGTGATGGTTTTGTGTTGCTACACAATGGCGAAGTGAAAGCAGAAGGGACCTTAGCAGAAATTCGAGCAAGTTTTAATATGCCGGAAGCTACTTTAGATGAAATTTATATCCAATTAACTAAAGAAGAGGACAAATAG
- a CDS encoding HIT family protein: MNDCVFCKIINHEIPSHVVYEDDDVLAFLDITQVTPGHTLVIPKKHVTDIFEYDETLAQTIFSRIPKIARGIEKSNPAIQGMNIINNNREMAYQSVFHSHFHLIPRYGKKDDFTMHFGNNMKKYPPEKLAEIAATIQHELED; the protein is encoded by the coding sequence ATGAACGATTGCGTATTTTGTAAAATTATTAATCACGAAATTCCAAGCCATGTTGTTTATGAAGATGACGATGTGTTAGCCTTTTTAGACATCACACAAGTCACTCCTGGTCACACTTTGGTGATTCCTAAAAAACATGTAACCGATATTTTTGAATACGACGAAACCTTAGCTCAAACTATTTTTAGCCGTATCCCTAAAATCGCTCGTGGTATTGAAAAATCAAATCCTGCTATTCAAGGAATGAATATTATTAACAATAATCGTGAAATGGCTTATCAGTCTGTTTTCCATTCACATTTCCATTTAATTCCTCGCTATGGCAAAAAGGATGATTTTACTATGCACTTTGGCAACAATATGAAAAAATACCCACCTGAAAAATTAGCTGAAATTGCAGCAACTATTCAACATGAATTGGAGGACTAA
- a CDS encoding YtxH domain-containing protein yields the protein MAHPFFKGLLFGSIIGGVSALLTNPRSGKENRDLALSYIDDTTLLVEDVSNSIHSLKGAITELSTEGLSLLNEFTEEMTDSVEEFTIQNEPRMRRIEEKATKLTADLEEFSELMPDLEELTSKE from the coding sequence ATGGCACATCCATTTTTTAAAGGTTTACTTTTTGGTTCTATTATCGGTGGGGTTTCTGCTTTATTAACTAACCCTCGCTCAGGTAAAGAAAATCGGGATTTAGCATTGAGTTACATTGACGATACGACTTTGCTCGTTGAAGATGTCTCAAACAGCATTCATTCTTTAAAGGGGGCTATCACTGAATTAAGTACAGAAGGCCTTTCTCTCTTAAATGAATTTACAGAAGAAATGACTGATTCTGTAGAAGAATTTACTATTCAAAATGAACCTCGTATGCGTCGAATTGAAGAAAAAGCAACTAAACTAACTGCCGATTTAGAAGAGTTTTCTGAATTGATGCCTGATTTAGAAGAATTAACTTCAAAAGAATAA
- a CDS encoding peptidylprolyl isomerase, which yields MKKLMIAGAALLLAVTIAGCSGDKTVASTTAGKIKQEELYNKMKGKYGEATLRQMLISAALEEQYGDKVSKKDGESEFNKTKKQLGDQFAAALQQNNVTESDFKETSRTRALIKVAVTDQKKFKDADYKKAFKTWVPKMSAQQIVVADEDKAKEVIAKLDAGEDFTKLVKEYSTDTTTKDKEGKIENFDNSTGLDATLVEAASKLKDGEYTKEAVQGQTGYTILKMTKNPGKGKWEDHKKELKEQMIDEIANDQAQLQPILAKIIKKANVQIEDKDMKNAVASILEPTTNTTNTTSTK from the coding sequence ATGAAAAAATTAATGATTGCAGGTGCAGCCTTATTATTAGCTGTCACAATTGCTGGTTGTTCAGGAGACAAAACCGTTGCTTCAACGACGGCTGGTAAAATTAAACAAGAAGAATTATACAATAAAATGAAAGGGAAATACGGTGAAGCAACCCTTCGTCAAATGTTAATTTCAGCTGCTTTAGAAGAACAATATGGCGATAAAGTCTCTAAAAAAGACGGTGAATCTGAATTTAACAAAACGAAAAAACAACTTGGCGATCAATTTGCCGCAGCGCTTCAACAAAACAATGTCACTGAAAGTGACTTTAAAGAAACTTCTCGTACAAGAGCTCTTATAAAAGTAGCTGTTACCGATCAAAAGAAATTTAAAGATGCTGATTACAAAAAAGCCTTCAAAACTTGGGTTCCTAAAATGTCTGCTCAACAAATCGTTGTTGCTGATGAAGATAAAGCAAAAGAAGTTATTGCTAAACTAGATGCTGGTGAGGATTTCACAAAATTAGTCAAAGAATACTCAACAGATACAACAACTAAAGACAAAGAAGGAAAAATTGAAAACTTCGATAATTCTACTGGTCTTGATGCCACTCTCGTAGAAGCAGCAAGTAAACTTAAAGATGGCGAATATACAAAAGAAGCTGTTCAAGGTCAAACTGGCTATACGATTCTAAAAATGACTAAAAACCCAGGCAAAGGCAAATGGGAAGATCATAAAAAAGAATTGAAAGAACAAATGATTGATGAAATCGCAAACGACCAAGCTCAATTACAACCAATCTTAGCTAAAATAATCAAAAAAGCAAACGTACAAATCGAAGATAAAGATATGAAAAATGCAGTAGCTTCTATATTAGAACCAACTACTAACACTACTAACACTACTTCTACTAAGTAA
- a CDS encoding peptidylprolyl isomerase, with amino-acid sequence MKKFMLSCVAVLAVITIAGCSNSTVATTKGGKVTQEDLYESMKETAGPAALQKLILKDVLEENYGKDVTDKKINAEFDKQKKSYGEQFDTLLKQANLTEKSYKDTIRMNLLVEAAVKANTKFTDDDYKKAWEDWTPKMTAQHILVADEAAAKDLIAKINAGEDFDTLAKENSLDTGSKEDGGKLPEFDATTGYDPAFVAAAAKLKDGEVTAEPVQGQNGYHIIKMIKNPEKGNMKDHKKELETAMLDAKLKDNEYIQSVLAKLVKKADVKIKDEDLKDVMDSYTGKSSDKKESTTKKESTDKKESTK; translated from the coding sequence ATGAAGAAATTTATGCTTTCTTGTGTAGCTGTACTTGCAGTCATCACAATCGCAGGTTGTTCAAACAGTACAGTAGCTACTACTAAGGGTGGAAAAGTAACACAAGAAGATTTATATGAATCAATGAAAGAAACAGCAGGCCCTGCTGCTCTTCAAAAATTAATCTTAAAAGATGTTTTAGAAGAAAATTATGGAAAAGATGTAACAGATAAAAAAATCAATGCAGAATTCGACAAACAAAAGAAAAGTTATGGCGAACAATTTGATACATTGCTAAAACAAGCAAACTTAACTGAAAAATCATACAAAGATACCATTCGCATGAATCTATTAGTTGAAGCAGCTGTTAAAGCAAACACAAAATTCACCGATGATGATTACAAAAAAGCTTGGGAAGACTGGACTCCTAAAATGACAGCTCAACACATTTTAGTAGCAGATGAAGCAGCAGCAAAAGATTTAATTGCTAAAATCAATGCTGGTGAAGATTTTGATACCTTAGCAAAAGAAAATTCATTAGATACTGGCTCTAAAGAAGACGGTGGAAAATTACCTGAATTTGATGCTACTACAGGATATGACCCAGCTTTCGTTGCAGCTGCGGCAAAACTTAAAGATGGCGAAGTAACCGCTGAACCCGTTCAAGGTCAAAATGGTTACCACATCATTAAAATGATCAAAAATCCTGAAAAAGGAAACATGAAAGATCATAAAAAAGAGTTAGAAACAGCAATGCTTGATGCAAAATTAAAAGACAATGAATACATTCAATCAGTTCTTGCTAAACTTGTTAAAAAAGCAGATGTAAAAATCAAAGATGAAGACTTAAAAGATGTAATGGACAGTTATACTGGAAAATCATCTGATAAAAAAGAAAGTACTACTAAAAAAGAGTCAACTGACAAAAAAGAGTCAACTAAATAA
- a CDS encoding 3'-5' exoribonuclease YhaM family protein, whose protein sequence is MDKKIYDYNVDDTVDLFLLIKGADIRIAKNGKKFIAFTFQDKSGQIDGKYWDASEEDIAAFTAGSVIKVSGKRELYQGNPQLKLFKLRLASENEPHAPELYMERAPIKKEDIAEEINSTLFDITNANMQRVVRYLLNQYQTEFFQFPAAKKHHHAYMGGLSFHTVSMLRLAKTIASQYEEINKALLYSGVILHDLGKVIELSGAISTEYTLEGNLIGHIVIVDEEITKACLALKIDDKNEDIILLKHMILSHHGQLDYGSPVRPRLREAEILHQIDNMDASINMLNSALNRTEPGTFTERIFGMDNRTFYKPKESTELGE, encoded by the coding sequence ATGGACAAAAAAATATACGATTATAATGTTGACGATACCGTTGATCTTTTTTTATTGATTAAGGGAGCCGATATCCGAATTGCAAAAAATGGCAAAAAATTTATTGCCTTTACTTTTCAAGATAAGAGTGGTCAGATCGATGGAAAATATTGGGATGCTTCTGAAGAAGATATCGCAGCATTTACAGCTGGAAGTGTTATTAAAGTTTCTGGAAAGCGGGAACTTTATCAAGGAAATCCACAATTAAAGCTCTTTAAACTTCGACTAGCAAGCGAAAATGAACCCCATGCGCCAGAACTCTACATGGAACGCGCGCCAATAAAAAAAGAAGATATTGCTGAAGAGATAAACAGTACGTTGTTTGACATTACTAATGCAAATATGCAAAGAGTAGTGCGTTATTTATTAAATCAATATCAAACGGAATTTTTCCAATTTCCTGCAGCCAAAAAACACCATCATGCATATATGGGAGGCTTGTCTTTTCATACAGTATCCATGTTGCGCCTTGCTAAAACAATTGCCAGTCAATACGAAGAAATAAATAAAGCCTTATTGTACTCAGGAGTTATTTTGCATGATCTTGGGAAAGTAATAGAGCTTTCAGGAGCCATCTCAACAGAGTACACTCTTGAAGGAAATTTGATTGGTCATATTGTAATCGTCGATGAAGAAATCACAAAAGCTTGTTTAGCTCTAAAAATTGACGATAAGAATGAAGATATTATTTTATTAAAACATATGATTTTATCTCATCATGGTCAGTTAGATTATGGCTCACCTGTACGACCACGTTTACGAGAAGCTGAGATTTTACATCAAATTGATAACATGGATGCTTCTATTAACATGTTAAATTCGGCTTTGAATCGTACTGAGCCAGGAACCTTTACAGAACGTATTTTTGGAATGGATAATCGTACGTTTTATAAACCAAAAGAATCAACTGAGTTAGGGGAATAA
- a CDS encoding ATP-binding protein: MKIKEITIYGYGKWVDQPFDSLTDLQIFYGKNEAGKSTLMAFIHSILFGFPAKQSSELRYEPRKGSRYGGRLRIVTRQYGELDIERIKGKGNGKLTLTKADGSKLPETVLNELVSGIDKATYQALFSFNLLELQKISQLNQEKLNRYFLSIGTMGNERYLKIADRFKQEASKLYKQTGRVPEINKKIVEIRKKEKQLKTVKAQNNQYNQLVNQKLELEQSINQLRTKQQAIETHLEKLNELTNNWQYFVEMKAIQKQISEAQLKKLPEDGLYQLQHFNQELQQIKNELIKKEEQLSSLTKQLAPSKELDFYETHNENLTKLLETIPTIEAYLVKEQQANQKNEQLFQQIQQEYRYLNLAIDTPIPLKLSNEQLEKLRELQVRQDFYTKEQQSLSEKYQQLNFENNALNQQLDQVERLLWENQQFQQVEEFYSVNKIQRQKNQSTKPTFATIFMQLAGFVSIGLGFVTSRFFILFGLALIAFSGYRVLSLKEKKKKSTLDAPAYSYEEFIRQQELRKQWRELLAKSDEVTISVNQVTHKLEEMTVGKQGILLEINQVQSEWQLPKQYAITDFLSESDPFELIRQLKNEFTENQRIIQVINDQFQVWLKKAEFLKSVVVADWNHVSAVLIGIKHLVKAIEGELEHQNKVKASIEELNQEKSDWLKKNKIYQKKRIDLFQLVYVQDEESFRKKFLLNDQLKSKKARVTLLENQIAINQELLETFRDEQELQDAIQEQKQELSQQKIKIEEMINQKIQCEVALKNLEEGGQYSVLLQEFANLKSELQDLVDKWSSYQIAADLIERSLTYAKKDRLPQTLQDATTYFKLLTNENYHRILLSENQIQVQHHEGLIFDVSELSQGTAEQLYIALRFAFIKNAADLIQMPILIDDGFVNFDFDRQEQMLKLIVKMSESNQVLYFTCDKKIQDVFPKEQVKVLQ; this comes from the coding sequence ATGAAAATTAAAGAAATTACGATTTATGGTTATGGAAAATGGGTAGATCAACCATTTGATTCTCTAACAGATTTGCAGATTTTTTATGGAAAAAACGAAGCTGGAAAATCAACGTTAATGGCCTTTATTCATAGTATATTATTTGGTTTTCCTGCTAAACAAAGTTCTGAATTACGCTATGAACCCAGAAAAGGCAGTCGCTATGGTGGTCGTTTGCGGATTGTCACAAGACAATATGGTGAACTTGATATTGAACGAATTAAAGGTAAAGGAAACGGCAAACTTACGTTGACTAAAGCAGATGGAAGTAAACTACCAGAAACAGTTTTAAATGAATTGGTAAGCGGCATCGATAAAGCGACGTATCAAGCCTTATTTTCCTTTAATTTGTTAGAATTACAAAAAATCAGTCAACTAAATCAAGAAAAATTAAATCGCTATTTTTTAAGTATAGGAACGATGGGAAATGAACGCTATTTAAAAATTGCTGACCGCTTTAAGCAAGAAGCCAGTAAGCTTTACAAGCAAACTGGAAGAGTACCTGAGATCAATAAAAAAATAGTTGAAATTAGAAAAAAAGAAAAACAGCTCAAAACAGTAAAGGCACAAAATAATCAGTATAATCAACTAGTCAATCAAAAACTAGAATTAGAACAAAGCATCAATCAACTAAGAACAAAACAGCAAGCAATTGAAACCCATCTTGAAAAATTAAATGAATTAACGAATAACTGGCAATATTTTGTAGAAATGAAAGCTATTCAAAAACAAATTAGCGAAGCCCAATTAAAGAAATTACCTGAAGATGGACTTTATCAGTTGCAACATTTTAACCAAGAATTGCAGCAAATCAAAAATGAACTGATAAAAAAAGAAGAGCAGCTAAGTTCGTTAACAAAGCAATTAGCTCCTTCCAAAGAGCTAGACTTTTATGAAACGCATAATGAAAATCTAACTAAACTGTTAGAAACGATTCCAACTATAGAAGCATATTTAGTAAAAGAGCAGCAAGCGAACCAGAAAAATGAACAACTTTTCCAGCAAATTCAACAAGAATATCGTTATTTAAACTTAGCTATAGACACTCCTATCCCACTTAAACTAAGTAACGAGCAATTAGAAAAACTAAGAGAATTACAAGTACGACAAGATTTTTATACAAAAGAGCAACAATCATTATCCGAAAAGTATCAACAGTTAAACTTTGAAAACAATGCTTTAAATCAGCAACTAGATCAAGTGGAGCGACTACTATGGGAAAATCAACAATTTCAACAAGTAGAAGAATTTTATTCTGTCAATAAAATCCAACGTCAAAAAAATCAGTCCACAAAGCCCACATTCGCTACTATTTTCATGCAATTAGCGGGTTTTGTTTCAATAGGACTTGGGTTTGTCACTAGTCGTTTTTTTATCTTATTCGGTCTAGCTTTAATCGCTTTCAGTGGGTATCGAGTTCTTTCGCTAAAAGAAAAAAAGAAAAAAAGCACACTAGATGCACCAGCTTATTCATATGAGGAATTTATTCGTCAACAAGAACTTCGAAAACAGTGGCGAGAACTACTTGCAAAATCAGATGAGGTAACGATTTCAGTAAATCAAGTCACCCATAAACTTGAAGAAATGACGGTTGGAAAACAAGGGATTCTTTTGGAAATCAATCAAGTACAATCAGAATGGCAGTTGCCAAAACAGTATGCAATTACTGATTTTTTATCAGAATCTGATCCGTTTGAGTTAATTCGACAATTAAAAAATGAATTTACAGAAAATCAACGGATAATACAAGTAATCAATGATCAGTTTCAAGTGTGGTTAAAGAAAGCTGAATTTCTTAAATCCGTTGTTGTAGCAGATTGGAATCATGTATCAGCTGTTCTGATTGGAATTAAGCATCTAGTAAAAGCAATCGAAGGAGAACTTGAACATCAAAATAAGGTAAAAGCATCCATTGAAGAATTGAATCAAGAAAAATCAGATTGGTTGAAGAAGAACAAAATCTACCAAAAAAAAAGAATTGATTTATTTCAACTTGTTTATGTACAAGATGAAGAGTCTTTTCGTAAGAAGTTTTTGTTAAACGATCAATTAAAAAGTAAAAAAGCCAGAGTCACGTTATTAGAAAATCAAATTGCAATAAACCAAGAATTACTTGAAACGTTTAGAGATGAACAAGAATTACAAGATGCGATTCAAGAACAAAAACAAGAGCTATCCCAACAAAAAATAAAGATTGAAGAAATGATTAATCAAAAAATTCAATGTGAAGTTGCACTGAAAAATTTAGAAGAAGGCGGACAGTATTCTGTATTGTTGCAAGAATTTGCCAATTTAAAATCAGAACTACAAGATTTAGTAGATAAATGGAGTAGTTACCAAATTGCAGCTGATTTAATTGAACGATCTTTAACCTATGCAAAAAAAGACCGTCTCCCTCAAACGCTTCAAGATGCAACAACGTATTTTAAATTGTTAACAAATGAAAATTACCATCGTATTCTTTTAAGTGAAAATCAAATTCAAGTCCAGCATCACGAAGGCCTCATTTTTGATGTCAGTGAATTAAGTCAAGGAACAGCCGAGCAACTTTATATTGCGTTGCGTTTTGCATTTATTAAGAATGCAGCTGATTTAATTCAAATGCCCATTTTGATTGATGACGGTTTTGTTAATTTTGATTTTGACCGTCAAGAACAGATGTTGAAGCTGATTGTGAAAATGAGTGAGAGCAATCAGGTTCTTTATTTCACATGTGATAAAAAAATTCAAGATGTATTCCCTAAAGAACAGGTGAAAGTGTTACAATAG